From Jeotgalibacillus haloalkalitolerans:
GACCTTGAACAGTTCCAGTTAGATCGCAACGACCAAAATAATGAAGCTGCTATTAACAGTGAATCATTCGTATGTGAACTCGATGTAGCGATTCCACTGGGCGTATAAATCATTTCATTAAGTTAAGCTGAAGACAAAAAAACCAAAATCTCACAAGGAGTGGTTTGATGACTACAATGACGAAAGTAAACGTAAAACAGCAGGCACAGTTAGCACAAAAAGCTTCAAAAGAACTTGGTCTACTTCCAACAGGAACGAAAAATCAGGCTCTGTTAACGATCGCAGATCATCTGGAAGCCAATACTGCAGCAATTCTGGCAGCGAATGAAAAAGACCTTGCAAATGGCCGTGAAGCCGGCTATGATGCAGCATATATGGACCGTCTGGCACTTGATACGGATCGTGTGAAAGACTTTGCCGATGGCCTGCGTCAGGTAGCAAAGCTTGAAGATCCATCAGGAGAGGTTACAGATGAGTGGACACTTGATAATGGTCTTAATGTCCAGACAATCCGGGTGCCGCTTGGTGTCATTGGTATGATCTATGAAGCGCGGCCGAACGTTACTGCAGACGCTACTGGACTTGCACTGAAATCAGGTAATGCGATCGTCTTAAAAGGTGGATCTTCTGCAATTAACTCTAACAGACAGATCGTAAGCGTAATGAAAGAAGCGCTTGAGCATACTGAGATTTCATCAGATGCTGTTCAGTTTATTGACAGCACAGACCGTCAGGCAACTGAAGAATTATTTACAATGAAAGAGCACATTGATGTTCTCATCCCGCGTGGTGGCGGTAAGCTGATTTCTGCTGTTGTTAATAATGCAACTGTGCCAGTATTAGAAACAGGTGTAGGGAACTGCCATATTTATATTGATAAAGATGCAGACGCTAAAAAAGCATTCGCAATTCTTGTAAATGCGAAAACTGACCGTCCTGCGGTTTGTAATGCAGCAGAAACTGTTATTATTCATGAAGCATTCTTAAATGCACACAAAGATGAGCTGATTGAGACATTGAAAGAAAATAATATCAGTGTCTATGGTGATGAAGCAGCTTGTAAAGCTTTACCGGGAGCGGAAAAAGCAGAAGAAGAACAGTGGGCTAACGAATTCCTGAGCCTGGATATTGCGATGAAAATTGTTTCAGACGTAGATGAAGCCATTTCACACATTGATGAATACGGAACGAAACATTCAGAAGCCATTGTGACCGATAATGAAGAAACTGCTAAGCGTTTTAAAGGCATGGTAGATGCAGCTGCGATTTATCAGAATGCATCAACTCGCTTTACTGATGGAAGTGCCTTAGGCTTTGGTGCTGAAATTGGTATTTCAACCCAGAAACTGCATGCCCGCGGACCAATGGGACTGCCTGCTCTGACAACAATCAAATATGTAATGACTGGAGACGGTCAGATCCGATAAAAAAAAGCAGCCAATCGGCTGCTTTTTTTTATGTGTCTGGCTGTTCATCAGAAGAGGCGTGACCGCCGGACAGTCTGAATTTCAGATCAAAGAACTTTTTAGTCAGCTTTGGAAGCGGACCATCAAACAGCTTTTCTCTCCAGAAGATATCTGCTGCTTTTTGAACAGCCCCTGCTTTAACAGGATAAGTGTAAACCATTCTGGATAAAGTGCCGATTTTCATTTTGTTTTTCTTTGCATACACGGCAAGCTGCATCCATTCACCTGCATCTGTTCCTGCTGCATGTGCTCCCAGGATGTATCCTTTTTTATCAGTAATAAATTTTACAAACCCACGCGTCTCATGCGCTGTAATAAAGCGGTCTACTTCATTCAGGTGAGCTCTGAACACTTTAAAATCAAGATTTTTCCCTTCAGCTTCCTGTTCTGTTAATCCGAGGTGAAATACTTCAGGAACAGTAAAAGTGACCCATGGTGTATTGCTGTGGTCCAGCGAATTACGGAGACCAAACAGGACATTAGATACGATTGTTTTTGCTTCTTCACCGGCAGCGTGGGTGAAAGGCAGCGTATTAACTGTATCCCCAACTGCAAAAATGTGAGATCTTGACGTTCTGAAAGAAGCATCAGTATGGATAAAACCTTTTACTTTTTCAACCCCGGCTTGTTCAAGTTTTAGCGAATCAATTGCAGGCTTTCTACCGGCAGCTACTAAAATCACATCAAATTCCTCTGTTGACTGCTCACCTTTTTGTTCAACCGTTAATTTGGATTTT
This genomic window contains:
- a CDS encoding glutamate-5-semialdehyde dehydrogenase, with amino-acid sequence MTTMTKVNVKQQAQLAQKASKELGLLPTGTKNQALLTIADHLEANTAAILAANEKDLANGREAGYDAAYMDRLALDTDRVKDFADGLRQVAKLEDPSGEVTDEWTLDNGLNVQTIRVPLGVIGMIYEARPNVTADATGLALKSGNAIVLKGGSSAINSNRQIVSVMKEALEHTEISSDAVQFIDSTDRQATEELFTMKEHIDVLIPRGGGKLISAVVNNATVPVLETGVGNCHIYIDKDADAKKAFAILVNAKTDRPAVCNAAETVIIHEAFLNAHKDELIETLKENNISVYGDEAACKALPGAEKAEEEQWANEFLSLDIAMKIVSDVDEAISHIDEYGTKHSEAIVTDNEETAKRFKGMVDAAAIYQNASTRFTDGSALGFGAEIGISTQKLHARGPMGLPALTTIKYVMTGDGQIR
- a CDS encoding dihydrolipoyl dehydrogenase family protein, which encodes MERYQVAIIGGGSAGMTAASGMASLGAKVALIEKRDSLGGDCLHFGCVPSKALIKTANMSHDMHEAAEFLGLTINGEMSFAKVKERINQARNTIQSHDSSDRFTDMGADVYFGEASFESDHIINIGEGTSIYADKVVIATGSKPVVPPIDGIETIPYVTNESIFDLSSLPAKLGVIGGGTVGLEMAQAFSRLGSEVTVFEGADKLFSKEDRDIARFMENEIGKELNIRLNAKVVKAEYQNGKSKLTVEQKGEQSTEEFDVILVAAGRKPAIDSLKLEQAGVEKVKGFIHTDASFRTSRSHIFAVGDTVNTLPFTHAAGEEAKTIVSNVLFGLRNSLDHSNTPWVTFTVPEVFHLGLTEQEAEGKNLDFKVFRAHLNEVDRFITAHETRGFVKFITDKKGYILGAHAAGTDAGEWMQLAVYAKKNKMKIGTLSRMVYTYPVKAGAVQKAADIFWREKLFDGPLPKLTKKFFDLKFRLSGGHASSDEQPDT